A segment of the Ciona intestinalis unplaced genomic scaffold, KH HT000360.1, whole genome shotgun sequence genome:
AACaaacagaaagaaaaaaatgtcggataatttaaaagttgctgTGAGATTGAGACCTTTCATATCCTTTGTTATTGTGTTTTGACTTTTGAGGGGTTTGTCtccattaaatataaattgtttggtattaatttaatatatttataatttcttttatatttattcaaactattattgaaatattttgtcgCTTAAATTATTTCTGGTTCTTTTGTTAGTCAGCGAAGTTTATTTAAGCGATGACTAAGCAAATATTGACCTGGCAACTTTTGTTTGAATTGaagtttttattgtgtttatgtTCAAATATGTGTTTAACATTATCCACTCGTAGCTTATTTACTGgagatataattttaatttgggtCCTACTacaaatataactttgtattatttcaaCAAATGTGTTGGTGGTGCTTATAAGTATGACAGAAAATGTTTCGTTTACGTTAAGACATCATTAGGGTTTGCTGTTAAACGTCTAAGGCTACATAGGACAcccaatggtagcaacaaaaTCTGTGTGCTCAGATTTACacaagatctctttcacacttaaaatgtaaatatttaaaatatcctACTTTCCGTATACACACCCCACAATATGTTGATTCTTTAACAATTCTTACAATGAACGAGAGAAATCAAGAAGTTCTCGGCTTATAATAAACATGAATGGGGGAACCACCATCATATCCGACCCCGATGATAAATACCCCGacaaaaagtttacatttgATTTCTCATACTGGTCACATGATGGCTACAGAGAGCGCGACGATGGTTACCTTGAACCTGCTGATCAACGTTATGCAGACCAggttatatgatatctatagtaaatatttaatatctatggttaatatatgatatctatgctcaatatatgatatctatggttaatatatgatatatatggttaatatatgatatccaTGCTCAATATACGATATCTATGGTTAATATACGATATCTAtggttaatatatgatatctatgtttccAGACGAAAGTATTTGATGATTTAGGACGAGGAGTTTTAGAGAACGCATGGAAAGGTTTCAATTGTTCGTTGTTTGCGTACGGACAAACAGGTTCGGGAAAGTCTTATTCTATGGTTGGCTTCGATTCCAATAAAGGTAAAACctttgaaatatttggtaaAGTTGTGAAAACATTGTAACTCGCAGGCATCATTCCAATTACTTGCGAGGAACTTTTTAAAGGAATCGCGGAACGAAAACAAACGGATGAAGATGAGAAAGAAGCTGAGTAtcaggtttgtgatgtcataacttgcattgtgatgttataacttgcattgtgatgtcataacttgcattgtgatgttataacttgtattgtgatgttataacttgcattgtgatgtcataacttgcattgtgatgtcaacAATCCACAGGTTTCGGTTTCAATGCTTGAGATATACAACGAGACTGTGAAGGACCTTCTTAACATTTCCTCGTTTAAAAAAGGTGGACTTAAAGTTAGAGAACACCCACAGAAAGGATTTTATGGTTAGTGGTGTTGCCGTGTATCTAACATGGTCGGTAATATTAttcatgacatcatagttgAGCAACTTCAAGTGTCCCCCGTTAGCGACTATGCTGCCATCGAGGGGCGGATAGCTGAGGGAACACGGAATCGAACTCTTGCTGCTACGAACATGAACGCAACAAGTTCACGAGCTCATACAATTGTTGCGATCAACTTTGCACAGAAAGCTATGAATGATGCCGGGAAGAGTATGACAAAAACGTCCATTATTAATTTGGTCGACCTGGCTGGAAGGTGGGGGTTGTTctgtaataatattaacatttacCCCAGGGTTGGTTGAACAAAACTCTGAGAATCGCAAAAATTGTATGATTGATATTGTTAATAATATTTCTGTGTCCAGTGAGCGAGCGGACAGCACGGGAGCGACGGGCGAGCGATTGAAAGAAGGTTCGATGATCAACAAAAGTTTGCTGTGTCTTGGGAATTGTATTAAAGCATTGGCTGATATACAGGATGGAAAAAACATAACGGTGCCGTTCCGAGATTCGATATTAACAAGGTTGTTGAAAAATGCTCTGGGTGGAAACAGCAAGACTATAATGGTGGGTGTGGgaacatataaataatatatatacgtgTATAGCATTAGTGGTTTATATAGTTACTCCAACTTTTCCATAGATAGCTGCATTGAGTCCGGCCGATATCAACTACGAGGAAACGTTATCCACGTTACGGTTCGCTGACCGCGCAAAGTCAATCAAAACGAAGGCGGTCGTCAATGAAAGTCCGACGGATAAATTGATTCGTGAGATGAAGGGAGAGATCAAGCGACTGCAAGGTTGGGTTGGGGTTGTGGGTTGATTGGGTGGGTTGGGATGGGGATTGTTGGCGATTAACCTGTTGTTTAACTCGATGTTTGCGGCAGATTTGTTGAAAAACCAAGATGGCGGCCAAGTAATCATTCAGGGGGTTTCCCCAGAAGAAGTTGAAGAAATGCGAAGATTACAACAAGAGGAGGTacgtgatgtcataatgatgtcataatacttgTGATCTCATAatacttgtgatgtcataatagctACTAAGAAGCCAGGAGGAAATGGAGCAAATGAAATTGTCATGGCAACAACGACTTGAGGAACAAAGTTTGCAAAACCAACAATTGTTGAGCGAGGAAAGGTCAAAGCAGgtcaatatttaattattaaaaagtaattaaagaaACCATTAG
Coding sequences within it:
- the LOC100175168 gene encoding kinesin-like protein KIF28P, whose amino-acid sequence is MTRVLSDIEREPLLVGRGRDERNKGIYGNGLILKKKTKNMKSEDRVKVAVRVRPFNEREKSRSSRLIINMNGGTTIISDPDDKYPDKKFTFDFSYWSHDGYRERDDGYLEPADQRYADQTKVFDDLGRGVLENAWKGFNCSLFAYGQTGSGKSYSMVGFDSNKGIIPITCEELFKGIAERKQTDEDEKEAEYQVSVSMLEIYNETVKDLLNISSFKKGGLKVREHPQKGFYVEQLQVSPVSDYAAIEGRIAEGTRNRTLAATNMNATSSRAHTIVAINFAQKAMNDAGKSMTKTSIINLVDLAGSERADSTGATGERLKEGSMINKSLLCLGNCIKALADIQDGKNITVPFRDSILTRLLKNALGGNSKTIMIAALSPADINYEETLSTLRFADRAKSIKTKAVVNESPTDKLIREMKGEIKRLQDLLKNQDGGQVIIQGVSPEEVEEMRRLQQEELLRSQEEMEQMKLSWQQRLEEQSLQNQQLLSEERSKQEARKTTPHLWNLNEDPTLTGMIVHLTPPGSSTIGNAEPASIVLKGV